The following proteins are co-located in the Streptomyces kaniharaensis genome:
- a CDS encoding helix-turn-helix domain-containing protein: MSIVPARAWALERNDRRLVFASGPDGAMFAETGAFDVTAHRHPVWKVVLSPDGLVETRPAGRRPVASAGVIVPPQLRHTAAASSSYTALFLDPWRLRPELGLTCLDRAAVRRILAALDRGAAPGPGADLAAAAAELTALTGAAHRLDPRVAHAIAESTRADPPAAIGSVAADVGLSPPRLRALVRASVGVPLVQLRTWTRLRTAVAALHDGSVAAAAASSGFADQAHLARTARSLLGRTPASIGRSPTRQAR, translated from the coding sequence GTGAGCATCGTCCCCGCCCGCGCCTGGGCGCTTGAACGAAACGATCGCCGTCTGGTGTTCGCCTCGGGCCCCGACGGGGCGATGTTCGCCGAGACCGGCGCGTTCGACGTCACCGCGCACCGCCACCCGGTCTGGAAGGTCGTCCTGTCGCCCGACGGACTCGTCGAGACCCGGCCGGCCGGAAGGCGCCCGGTCGCCTCGGCCGGCGTGATAGTGCCGCCTCAACTCCGCCACACCGCTGCCGCCTCCTCCTCCTACACCGCCCTGTTCCTCGACCCGTGGCGGCTGCGTCCGGAACTGGGCCTGACCTGCCTCGACCGGGCCGCCGTGCGCCGCATCCTCGCCGCGCTCGACCGCGGCGCGGCACCCGGCCCGGGCGCCGACCTCGCCGCCGCCGCAGCGGAGCTCACCGCCCTGACCGGCGCGGCACACCGCCTCGATCCCCGCGTCGCCCACGCGATCGCGGAAAGCACCCGCGCCGACCCACCCGCCGCCATCGGCTCCGTCGCCGCCGACGTCGGGCTGTCCCCGCCCCGGCTGCGCGCCCTGGTCCGCGCATCGGTGGGAGTCCCGCTCGTACAGCTGAGGACGTGGACGCGACTGCGTACCGCCGTCGCCGCCCTCCACGACGGCTCGGTGGCCGCGGCCGCCGCGTCGTCCGGCTTCGCCGACCAGGCCCACCTGGCCCGCACCGCCCGCAGTCTCCTCGGGCGCACGCCCGCCTCGATCGGGCGGTCCCCGACCCGTCAGGCGCGCTGA
- a CDS encoding DoxX family protein — protein sequence MFATYLVVIILTSAVNGLAAMANFIGHEYPKSQADKLRVPRSWMRPLGALLAAGALGLLAGFAVPALGTLAAACLVLYFLGALCAHLRVRDYQLGPWSVFFCLPVAALAVSLVYHGAW from the coding sequence GTGTTCGCCACCTACCTCGTGGTCATCATCCTCACCTCGGCCGTCAACGGCTTGGCCGCCATGGCCAACTTCATCGGCCACGAGTACCCCAAGAGCCAGGCGGACAAATTGCGCGTGCCTCGGTCCTGGATGCGCCCACTGGGCGCACTGTTGGCGGCGGGGGCGCTGGGACTGCTGGCCGGGTTCGCTGTGCCGGCGCTGGGCACGCTCGCCGCCGCTTGTCTCGTGCTGTACTTCCTGGGTGCGTTGTGTGCCCACCTGCGGGTCCGTGACTACCAGTTGGGCCCCTGGTCCGTATTTTTCTGTCTGCCGGTGGCCGCCCTGGCCGTGAGCTTGGTGTACCACGGCGCGTGGTGA
- a CDS encoding DoxX family protein: MNRIAAVSLGIFLLAAGVAHLLVPGYFRTLIPRWLTRPALLVAATGAAEIVVGVVVLTPRWRAAGGWSAAALISAYLVSHLDALRSARAHRARFLERPVGVAARLVVNLLYICWSVMVAKAAS; encoded by the coding sequence GTGAACCGTATCGCGGCAGTTTCGTTGGGGATCTTCCTGCTGGCGGCGGGGGTGGCGCACTTACTGGTGCCCGGCTACTTCCGCACCCTCATTCCGCGGTGGCTCACTCGGCCCGCGCTGCTGGTCGCCGCCACCGGTGCGGCGGAGATCGTGGTGGGTGTAGTGGTGCTGACCCCGCGGTGGCGTGCGGCGGGCGGGTGGTCCGCCGCTGCACTCATCAGCGCCTACCTGGTCTCCCACCTCGACGCCCTGCGGTCCGCCCGGGCCCACCGGGCCCGGTTCCTGGAACGACCAGTGGGAGTAGCAGCCCGGCTGGTGGTCAACCTCCTCTACATCTGCTGGTCGGTCATGGTTGCCAAGGCGGCCTCGTGA